The nucleotide sequence GGCCCCGGCAGGCCGGGGTGGCGAAACTGGCAGACGCACGGGACTTAAAATCCCGGGGCCCTCACGGGCCGTGCGGGTTCGACGCCCGCCCCCGGCACTTTCGAATCAAGCACTTACCGCCGACCGCGTCGAGCGCCGCGCGCCGCGGATCGGGCGAACTGTCCCTTTTCTGTCCCCTCGCGTATCGAGGGGACGCTCGGCGAGCTTCGCCACGGCCGCCCGCAGGTCGGCCTCGTTGACGATGTCGTAGCGGTCGAAGACGCTGCGCGTCTTGTGCCCGGTCAGGAGCATCGCCGTCTTCTCCGGCACGCCCGCCCGGACGAGGTTCCGGACAGCGGTCCGGCGGAAGTCATGCCAGAGCCGGCCAGGACAGCCGGCGGTCTCGCACGCGGTCGCCCACGCCTTCTTGGCGCTCTTGATCGGCTTCCCGTGCCGGTGGAACACCCACGGCACGATCGCGCCTGTGGCCTTCTGACGTGCCCCGCGCGCCGTGTCCAAGGTCTCGAGCAACGTCGTGAGGTCCGGGTGCGCGGCGAACGGGAACACCCGGCCCTCGCCGCTCTTCGTCGAGCCCGGTTCGAGCCGCACGATCCCCGCGGTGAGGTCGACCTGCGACCACTGGAGCGTCAGGATCTCCGAGGGCACGCGCCAGCCCGTCAGGTAGGCGAAGGTCGCCACGGGCTGCAGGTACGCCGGGAGCGCGTCGTGCACGGCCTCGAACGCGGCCTTCTCGAAGAAGCCCGTTCGGGCGTTCGCCTCGGCCAGCATCGGAATGTGCGGGCGCATGAGCACGCGCCCGTCACGGACCGCGAGCGTGAAGGTCCGCTTGAGGAGCGCGAGCTCCCGGTTGACGCTGGCGGGGGCCGCGCCGGCGTCGAGCCGCTGGCTGATGTAGGTGCGGACGAGCGGCG is from Acidobacteriota bacterium and encodes:
- a CDS encoding tyrosine-type recombinase/integrase, with translation MGQLRKRGGVWWIRYYRNGRRYEESAKTDKKGKAETLLRLREGDIAKGLPITPALARVTFDEAAQTVLDDYRQNGRKSLAHVAWRLTKYLTPFFGGRRLTTITTPLVRTYISQRLDAGAAPASVNRELALLKRTFTLAVRDGRVLMRPHIPMLAEANARTGFFEKAAFEAVHDALPAYLQPVATFAYLTGWRVPSEILTLQWSQVDLTAGIVRLEPGSTKSGEGRVFPFAAHPDLTTLLETLDTARGARQKATGAIVPWVFHRHGKPIKSAKKAWATACETAGCPGRLWHDFRRTAVRNLVRAGVPEKTAMLLTGHKTRSVFDRYDIVNEADLRAAVAKLAERPLDTRGDRKGTVRPIRGARRSTRSAVSA